A section of the Mycolicibacterium anyangense genome encodes:
- a CDS encoding sulfotransferase family protein: MTAGVTRPAPIRFTDLADPVYPAAALPMREALAGYGAILELTPAAMLAAAAERTGLDDFGDPAFRERLEVLCAALRAEAGLSDVGVAMVFEQLVGNLVNRLRLESLISAHPEIEDVEICRPIIICGLPRTGTTHLHNLLAADPNLRYLPYWESLEPFPVPGEGDHARRDRCSAGLDLVNTTMPEFKRMHDMTVDHAHEEIQILANDISTMLFETTYAIPTFAEYYKSHDQAPSYAYLKRSLKAMQFLRGGTRWVLKSPQHLEQFAILYATFPDATFVVTHRDPVEVTRSMATMIAYSSRMATARPDPHAIGRYWLGRAGDLFDGCVRDRDVLPADRSIDVRFGDFMSDEQGTLAAIYELAGQPYDDDVRSAMATFMAEHPRGRYGEVSYDLADVGLDAGEVAARCKPYRDRFVD; the protein is encoded by the coding sequence ATGACCGCCGGGGTGACGCGCCCTGCCCCCATCCGGTTCACCGACCTCGCCGATCCGGTGTATCCGGCGGCGGCTCTGCCGATGCGCGAGGCGCTGGCCGGATACGGCGCGATCCTGGAGCTGACGCCGGCGGCGATGCTCGCGGCGGCGGCCGAGCGCACCGGGCTCGACGACTTCGGCGACCCGGCGTTCCGCGAACGCCTCGAGGTGCTGTGCGCGGCGCTGCGTGCGGAGGCCGGCCTGTCGGACGTCGGCGTCGCCATGGTGTTCGAGCAGCTGGTCGGCAATCTGGTGAACCGGCTTCGGCTGGAGTCGCTGATCTCGGCGCACCCGGAGATCGAGGATGTCGAGATCTGCCGGCCCATCATCATCTGCGGGCTGCCCCGCACCGGCACCACCCACCTGCACAACCTGTTGGCCGCCGATCCGAACCTGCGCTACCTGCCGTATTGGGAGAGCCTGGAGCCGTTCCCGGTCCCGGGCGAGGGGGACCACGCCCGTCGGGACCGATGCAGCGCCGGGCTGGATCTGGTCAACACCACGATGCCCGAGTTCAAGCGCATGCACGACATGACCGTCGACCATGCGCACGAGGAGATCCAGATCCTGGCCAATGACATCTCGACGATGTTGTTCGAAACCACCTACGCCATACCGACATTCGCCGAGTACTACAAGTCGCACGATCAGGCGCCGTCCTACGCCTACCTCAAGCGCAGCCTCAAAGCGATGCAATTCCTGCGCGGCGGTACCCGCTGGGTGCTCAAGTCGCCCCAGCACCTCGAACAGTTCGCCATCCTGTACGCCACGTTCCCGGATGCGACATTCGTTGTGACACATCGCGATCCCGTGGAGGTGACGCGGTCGATGGCCACCATGATCGCGTACTCCTCCCGGATGGCCACCGCCCGCCCCGACCCGCACGCGATCGGCCGCTACTGGCTGGGCCGGGCCGGGGATCTCTTCGACGGCTGCGTGCGCGACCGCGACGTGCTGCCCGCCGACCGGTCGATCGACGTGCGGTTCGGCGATTTCATGTCCGACGAACAGGGCACCCTGGCCGCGATCTACGAACTGGCCGGTCAGCCCTACGACGACGACGTCCGCTCGGCGATGGCCACGTTCATGGCCGAGCATCCGCGGGGCCGCTACGGCGAGGTGAGCTACGACCTGGCCGACGTCGGGCTGGACGCCGGCGAGGTGGCCGCCCGGTGCAAGCCCTACCGCGACCGCTTCGTCGACTGA
- a CDS encoding restriction endonuclease has product MSEAGKYTTALQWLGLWLAATVLLGLVGLLNHWVWLPAALTALIAVVSAWRAFLAYLDHRQDRRLDALYRASGQAAVDAMTGVEFEHYVAAVLRGRGYDVEMTKVTGDFGVDLIATRDGVRTAVQCKRQGRVVNGSAIQQVVAGAAVYECQNTMVVSNHRYTEAAQQLAEVHGCVLVDRTRLARLARNPLQSTKRSR; this is encoded by the coding sequence GTGTCCGAGGCAGGCAAGTACACCACCGCCCTGCAGTGGCTGGGTCTGTGGCTGGCGGCGACCGTCCTGCTGGGGCTGGTAGGCCTGCTCAACCATTGGGTGTGGCTGCCGGCGGCGCTGACCGCGCTGATCGCAGTGGTGAGTGCCTGGCGCGCGTTCCTGGCATACCTCGATCATCGGCAGGATCGCCGGCTGGACGCGCTCTACCGCGCCAGCGGGCAGGCCGCGGTGGACGCGATGACCGGGGTGGAATTCGAGCACTATGTTGCCGCGGTGCTGCGCGGCCGCGGCTATGACGTCGAGATGACCAAGGTGACCGGCGATTTCGGCGTCGACCTGATCGCCACCCGAGACGGTGTCCGCACGGCCGTACAGTGCAAGCGCCAGGGCCGGGTGGTCAACGGCTCAGCCATCCAGCAGGTGGTCGCCGGCGCCGCGGTCTACGAGTGCCAGAACACCATGGTGGTGTCCAACCACCGCTACACCGAGGCCGCCCAGCAGCTCGCCGAGGTGCACGGGTGCGTGCTGGTGGATCGCACCCGGCTGGCGCGGCTGGCGCGTAACCCGCTTCAGTCGACGAAGCGGTCGCGGTAG
- a CDS encoding sulfatase-like hydrolase/transferase: protein MTATTEGPSRRTFLTMAGVSLASTALASTALSACAPKPASTPSAPKSGLPSAAKHNIVFVFTDQERYFTEWPSGMSLPGRERLRTDGVTFTNHYCPAVMCTSSRAVILTGLQTPDNGMFENVDMPYVNSMNPDIPTVGDMLRKAGYYTAYKGKWHLNSAFETEQPDHLFTKEMEAYGFSDYVWPGDVLTHTLGGYHYDNMIGGSAVSWLRDQGRTLADENKPWALFVSLVNPHDIMYFNTDAPGQNVQDNGRLLMEAARAPENELYAKTWDTALPKNLTQPMNEPGRPAAHGEYLKAWGYTLGTIPPEEERWRRFSDFYLNSIRSVDQQLQLLLAELDNLKLTDNTIVVFTSDHGEMGGAHGLRGKGPFAYQEAIHLPMHIVHPDVAGGQSVSSLTGHIDLAPSLLAFAGVKAGNEGEVAGRDLPGKDFSAALGNPRAADQHTVREAVLFTYSGLATNDSEVIRIVADAKAAKKDPKQAMAEAGYRPDLTKRGSLRTMFDGRYKFTRYFAPTQRNLPQTLDELYKANDVELYDLQTDPAEMTNLAATKGENAEVVMASSAKLEALIKREIGVDDGREMPHFDDIKWTIDRLDL from the coding sequence GTGACAGCTACCACTGAAGGACCCAGTCGGCGGACCTTCCTGACCATGGCGGGTGTCTCACTGGCCTCCACCGCGCTGGCCTCGACCGCGCTGTCCGCGTGTGCACCCAAGCCGGCCAGCACGCCGTCGGCTCCCAAGTCCGGCCTGCCCTCGGCCGCCAAGCACAACATCGTGTTCGTCTTCACCGACCAGGAGCGCTACTTCACCGAGTGGCCGTCCGGGATGTCACTGCCGGGCCGGGAGCGGCTCCGCACTGACGGTGTCACGTTCACCAATCATTACTGCCCGGCCGTCATGTGTACGAGCTCGCGCGCCGTCATCCTGACCGGACTGCAGACACCGGACAACGGGATGTTCGAGAACGTCGACATGCCCTACGTCAACTCCATGAACCCGGACATCCCGACCGTCGGGGACATGCTGCGCAAGGCCGGCTACTACACCGCCTACAAGGGCAAGTGGCATCTCAACAGTGCCTTCGAGACCGAGCAGCCCGACCACCTGTTCACCAAGGAGATGGAGGCCTACGGCTTCTCCGACTACGTCTGGCCGGGCGACGTCCTGACCCACACCCTTGGTGGCTACCACTACGACAACATGATCGGCGGCAGCGCCGTGTCGTGGCTGCGCGATCAGGGCCGGACGCTGGCCGATGAGAACAAGCCGTGGGCGCTGTTCGTCAGCCTGGTCAATCCGCACGACATCATGTACTTCAACACCGACGCCCCCGGACAGAACGTCCAGGACAACGGCAGGCTGCTGATGGAGGCCGCCCGGGCGCCGGAGAACGAGCTCTACGCCAAGACCTGGGACACCGCGCTGCCCAAGAACCTCACCCAGCCGATGAACGAGCCGGGTCGGCCCGCCGCGCACGGCGAGTACCTCAAGGCCTGGGGTTATACGCTGGGCACCATCCCGCCGGAGGAGGAGCGCTGGCGGCGCTTCTCGGACTTCTACCTGAACAGCATCCGCAGCGTGGACCAGCAGCTGCAGTTGCTGCTCGCCGAGCTGGACAACCTGAAGCTGACCGACAACACCATCGTGGTGTTCACCAGCGACCACGGTGAGATGGGTGGCGCCCACGGCCTGCGCGGCAAGGGGCCGTTCGCCTATCAGGAGGCCATCCACCTTCCGATGCACATCGTGCACCCGGATGTCGCTGGGGGACAAAGCGTTTCATCACTGACCGGACATATTGACCTGGCGCCGAGCCTGTTGGCCTTCGCCGGCGTCAAGGCGGGTAACGAGGGTGAGGTGGCAGGCCGGGACCTGCCGGGCAAGGATTTCAGTGCGGCACTGGGCAATCCGCGCGCCGCCGACCAACACACGGTCCGTGAGGCTGTGCTGTTCACCTACAGCGGGCTGGCCACCAACGACAGCGAGGTCATCCGGATCGTCGCCGACGCCAAGGCTGCCAAGAAGGACCCCAAGCAGGCGATGGCCGAGGCGGGATACCGGCCCGACCTGACCAAGCGGGGCAGCCTGCGGACGATGTTCGACGGCCGCTACAAGTTCACCCGCTACTTCGCGCCCACCCAGCGCAACCTGCCGCAGACCCTCGACGAGCTGTACAAGGCCAACGATGTCGAACTGTACGACCTGCAGACCGACCCGGCGGAGATGACGAACCTGGCGGCCACCAAGGGGGAGAACGCCGAGGTGGTGATGGCCTCGAGCGCCAAACTCGAGGCCCTGATCAAACGGGAGATCGGCGTCGACGACGGTCGGGAGATGCCGCACTTCGACGACATCAAGTGGACGATCGACCGTCTCGACCTCTAG
- a CDS encoding TetR/AcrR family transcriptional regulator, protein MSLPGQPCEDPSAASEDPDSARSRPARRTRANGDRSRERILDAATEVATERGYDGTTISSVSKASGLPPTSIYWHFTDKDDLIAAVIDRSYQRWLGALSLPEGADAARWAGQIGTQVAKALQEAPDFLRLGLKLALDRRPVERRAKRKFLQSRASTFDQFARLIRQIAPELDDDKVDLLTTYLIAGADGLFIAGEIDDDPQRFVELFELHATVVLQSAIDVVTSRPRY, encoded by the coding sequence ATGTCGTTGCCCGGTCAACCATGCGAGGACCCCAGCGCCGCGTCCGAAGACCCGGATTCGGCCCGGTCGCGCCCGGCGCGGCGCACCCGCGCCAACGGAGACCGGTCGCGTGAGCGCATCCTGGACGCCGCCACTGAGGTGGCCACCGAACGCGGCTACGACGGGACCACGATCTCGTCCGTCAGCAAGGCCAGCGGACTGCCCCCGACGTCCATCTATTGGCACTTCACCGACAAGGACGACCTGATCGCGGCAGTGATCGACCGCAGCTACCAGCGCTGGCTGGGCGCGCTGAGCCTGCCCGAGGGAGCGGACGCGGCCCGCTGGGCCGGCCAGATCGGGACCCAGGTGGCCAAGGCGCTCCAGGAAGCCCCGGACTTCCTGCGCCTGGGGCTCAAACTGGCGCTGGACCGGCGGCCGGTCGAACGACGGGCCAAGCGCAAGTTCCTGCAAAGCCGCGCCAGCACGTTCGACCAGTTCGCCCGGCTGATCCGCCAGATCGCGCCGGAGCTCGACGACGACAAGGTCGATCTCCTCACGACCTATCTGATCGCCGGTGCCGACGGCCTGTTCATCGCCGGCGAGATCGACGACGATCCGCAGCGGTTCGTCGAACTCTTCGAACTGCACGCGACGGTGGTCCTGCAATCGGCGATCGACGTGGTCACGTCCCGCCCCCGCTACTGA
- a CDS encoding STAS domain-containing protein: MTSFTSRYGNPAVDYKGAHVRAHFRHVATVAAISGRIDASNVDHLTNSVARFVLADQPFILDLSGVESFSPQALRLLFALDDRCSAVGVDWAVVASEAVKRRLRIRNNDVLFPVVGSLAEAEHEFDDAILNRRRFLLPLLSKTA, encoded by the coding sequence ATGACGAGTTTCACCTCTCGCTATGGCAACCCCGCTGTTGACTACAAGGGTGCGCACGTTCGCGCCCACTTCCGGCATGTGGCGACCGTCGCCGCGATCAGCGGCCGCATCGACGCCTCCAACGTCGACCACCTGACGAACTCCGTCGCGCGCTTCGTGCTGGCCGACCAGCCGTTCATCCTGGACCTCAGCGGGGTGGAATCCTTTAGCCCGCAGGCACTTCGGCTGCTGTTCGCCCTCGATGACCGCTGCTCGGCAGTCGGCGTCGACTGGGCGGTGGTGGCCAGCGAGGCCGTCAAGCGCCGGCTCCGGATCCGCAACAACGACGTGCTGTTCCCGGTCGTGGGGTCGCTGGCCGAGGCCGAGCACGAGTTCGACGACGCGATCCTCAACCGTCGCCGGTTCCTGCTGCCGCTGCTGAGCAAGACGGCCTGA
- a CDS encoding YeiH family protein, whose product MSTVDVATDTEDPIFTSRNLLDYVPGVLLLVGIGLLGKYAQVEWNSLAKHHHWTVPDIEYVLWAIVFGLIVSNTVGVHPVFRPGIRTYEFWLKIGIVALGARFVLGDIVKLGGISLVQILLDMTIAGAIILAAARLFGLSGKLGSLLAIGTSICGVSAIVASKGAIRARNSDVSYAIAAILALGAVALFTLPVLGHLLGLSDHEFGLWAGLAVDNTAETTATGYLFSEEAGKLAVLVKSVRNSLIGFVVLGFALYWSSRGQADEIAPGFAAKARFIWEKFPKFVLGFLAVSAIATAGWLTKGQSTNLANVSKWAFLLTFAGVGLNTNFRELARTGWRPLVVAVIGLVVVAAVSLVLVLVTSRVLHWGVGSH is encoded by the coding sequence ATGAGCACCGTCGACGTTGCGACCGATACCGAGGACCCGATCTTCACCAGCCGTAACCTGCTGGACTACGTCCCCGGCGTTCTGCTTCTGGTGGGGATCGGCCTACTGGGCAAGTACGCGCAGGTGGAGTGGAATTCGCTTGCCAAACACCATCATTGGACCGTTCCGGACATCGAATACGTGCTGTGGGCGATCGTGTTCGGCTTGATCGTGTCCAACACGGTGGGTGTGCACCCCGTCTTCCGGCCCGGCATCCGCACCTACGAATTCTGGCTGAAGATCGGCATCGTCGCCCTCGGTGCGCGGTTCGTCCTCGGCGACATCGTCAAGCTGGGCGGCATCTCGCTGGTGCAGATCCTGCTCGACATGACGATCGCAGGGGCGATCATCCTGGCCGCCGCGCGGCTCTTCGGCCTCTCCGGCAAGCTCGGATCGCTGCTGGCGATCGGCACCTCGATCTGCGGGGTGTCGGCCATCGTGGCCTCCAAGGGAGCCATTCGGGCTCGCAACTCCGATGTCAGTTACGCCATCGCCGCCATCCTGGCCCTCGGTGCGGTGGCCCTGTTCACCCTGCCGGTGCTGGGCCACCTGCTCGGTCTCAGCGACCACGAGTTCGGACTGTGGGCCGGGCTCGCCGTGGACAACACCGCGGAGACGACCGCGACCGGCTACCTCTTCTCCGAGGAGGCGGGCAAGCTGGCGGTACTGGTCAAGTCGGTGCGCAACTCCTTGATCGGGTTCGTCGTCCTGGGTTTTGCGCTCTATTGGTCGTCGCGCGGCCAAGCCGACGAGATCGCCCCGGGGTTCGCCGCCAAGGCGCGTTTCATCTGGGAGAAGTTCCCCAAGTTCGTCCTGGGCTTTCTGGCTGTCTCGGCGATCGCGACCGCCGGCTGGCTGACCAAGGGCCAGAGCACCAACCTGGCGAACGTGTCCAAGTGGGCGTTTCTGCTGACGTTCGCCGGCGTCGGACTCAACACCAACTTCAGGGAACTGGCCCGCACCGGATGGCGTCCGCTGGTCGTCGCGGTCATCGGGCTGGTCGTGGTGGCCGCCGTATCCCTGGTCCTGGTGCTGGTCACCTCACGGGTGCTGCACTGGGGCGTGGGCAGCCACTAG
- a CDS encoding CDP-diacylglycerol diphosphatase, whose translation MLGKMSAALAAVAVAIPTAVTAHADPNALWTVVHDQCVADELAHRDPAPCAQIDLQGGERDGYAVMKDFIGDRQYLLLPTARIAGIESPELLEPGAPNYFAAAWLARAFVEQRAGGTLPRDWVSLAINSAVSRSQNQLHIHIDCVRADVREALRTAAGSIGPRWEPLPVPLVGHTYWAMAVPGTELTANPFTLMADGLPGARTEMGSYTLVVVGADNVGGSPGFVVLADRADAQAGDIAGGEELQDHDYCPSPIPASGATAK comes from the coding sequence GTGCTCGGGAAGATGTCCGCCGCGCTGGCGGCAGTGGCGGTGGCGATCCCTACTGCGGTGACCGCTCACGCCGACCCGAATGCGCTGTGGACCGTCGTGCACGACCAGTGCGTCGCCGACGAACTCGCCCATCGGGACCCGGCGCCGTGTGCGCAGATCGATCTGCAGGGCGGCGAGCGCGACGGCTACGCGGTGATGAAGGACTTCATCGGAGACCGGCAGTACCTGTTGCTACCCACCGCGCGCATCGCCGGGATCGAGAGCCCCGAACTGCTCGAACCCGGCGCCCCGAACTACTTCGCCGCCGCGTGGCTGGCGCGGGCGTTCGTCGAGCAACGGGCCGGCGGCACGTTACCCAGGGACTGGGTGAGCTTGGCGATCAACTCCGCGGTGTCGCGCAGCCAGAACCAATTGCACATCCACATCGACTGTGTGCGCGCCGATGTCCGCGAGGCATTGCGCACCGCGGCCGGGTCCATCGGTCCGCGCTGGGAGCCGTTGCCGGTGCCGCTGGTTGGGCACACCTACTGGGCTATGGCGGTGCCGGGCACCGAGTTGACCGCCAACCCATTCACGCTGATGGCCGACGGCCTGCCCGGCGCGCGCACCGAGATGGGCAGCTACACGCTCGTGGTGGTCGGGGCGGACAACGTCGGCGGGTCACCCGGGTTCGTCGTACTCGCCGACCGCGCCGATGCCCAGGCCGGCGACATCGCCGGCGGGGAGGAACTCCAGGATCACGACTATTGCCCGTCGCCGATCCCGGCCAGCGGCGCCACCGCCAAATAG
- a CDS encoding TOBE domain-containing protein codes for MPQIRIREAAELLGVSDDTVRRWIDDGALPVSNEAGGPKTIDGAALAAFARDHAAAAPKDPLTVASSARNRFAGLVTKVVTDTVMAQVELQCGPFTVVSLMSSEAVRELNLEPGSIAVAVVKATTVIVETPGGQS; via the coding sequence GTGCCCCAGATCAGAATCCGCGAGGCCGCCGAGCTACTCGGCGTCAGCGATGACACGGTCCGCCGCTGGATCGACGACGGCGCCCTGCCGGTGAGCAACGAGGCGGGCGGACCCAAGACCATCGACGGTGCCGCACTGGCGGCATTCGCCCGCGACCATGCCGCAGCCGCACCCAAAGACCCACTCACGGTCGCGAGTTCGGCGCGAAACCGATTCGCCGGCTTGGTGACCAAGGTGGTCACCGACACCGTGATGGCTCAGGTCGAATTGCAGTGCGGGCCGTTCACCGTGGTCTCGCTGATGAGTAGCGAGGCCGTCCGGGAGCTCAACCTCGAACCGGGCAGCATCGCGGTCGCCGTCGTGAAAGCCACCACCGTGATCGTCGAGACCCCGGGCGGGCAGTCATGA
- the modA gene encoding molybdate ABC transporter substrate-binding protein, translating into MNRALPTLATALVLAALPACSSGQHASAPSAGAPDNTVIVFAAASLKKTFSQIGDQFRKDNPGASVEFSFAGSADLVTQLTQGAHADVFASADTKNMDKAAAAGLLAGQPVNFASNTLTIAVAPGNPKKINSFRDLTNPGVSVVACAPQVPCGAATQKVETASGVDLHPVSEESSVTDVLGKVTSGQADAGLVYVTDTAAAGDKVTSVPFPEASGAVNTYPIATLVQAKNPALAARFVDFVTGPTGQRILGQAGFGKP; encoded by the coding sequence ATGAACCGGGCCCTGCCCACTCTGGCCACGGCGCTGGTACTCGCGGCACTGCCCGCATGCAGCTCCGGCCAGCACGCCTCGGCGCCGAGCGCAGGAGCCCCTGACAACACGGTCATCGTGTTCGCCGCGGCATCACTGAAGAAGACCTTCAGCCAGATCGGCGACCAATTCCGCAAGGACAACCCTGGCGCGTCCGTCGAGTTCTCGTTCGCCGGCTCCGCCGACCTCGTCACCCAACTCACCCAGGGCGCCCACGCCGACGTCTTCGCTTCAGCCGACACCAAGAACATGGACAAAGCCGCGGCCGCCGGACTGCTCGCCGGCCAGCCGGTGAACTTCGCCTCCAACACGCTCACGATTGCCGTCGCACCCGGAAACCCGAAGAAGATCAACAGCTTTCGCGATCTGACCAACCCCGGCGTGAGCGTCGTCGCCTGCGCCCCCCAGGTGCCGTGCGGCGCTGCCACCCAGAAGGTCGAGACGGCCAGCGGCGTGGACCTGCACCCGGTCAGCGAAGAGTCCTCGGTCACCGACGTGCTCGGCAAGGTCACCAGCGGTCAGGCCGACGCCGGGCTGGTATACGTCACCGACACCGCCGCGGCCGGTGACAAGGTCACCTCGGTGCCGTTTCCGGAAGCCTCGGGTGCGGTCAACACCTACCCCATCGCCACCCTGGTTCAGGCCAAAAACCCCGCGCTGGCAGCACGATTCGTCGACTTCGTGACCGGGCCCACCGGCCAGCGGATTCTCGGGCAGGCCGGTTTCGGCAAGCCCTGA
- a CDS encoding alkaline phosphatase family protein, producing MDLPRPDPGVPHLADVVPAVLAAMGAGGFDSRITLPGPIAGACVLLIDGLGAELLDRHSADAPVMSELRGPTLQVGFPSTTAAGLAAVGTGCTSGSHGMVGYSFRVPDVGVINALRWRPYPWGEDLRETVVPETLQPLPTTFERAAAAGIAVSVISGAEFTGSGLTRAVLRGGRYVGVHALGDLAAQVSSTVRAGGFCYGYHSELDLLGHLYGPGSQPWRMQLRHVDRLVESVVAELPPGGLLSVVADHGMVTVDGDESIDIDSVPTLFDGIEAVGGEPRARHVYARDGAVHDVLATWRETLGARAWVLARDEAIDAGWFGETVADRVRPRIGDIVAAARDNAALLRRTVEPGESALVGHHGSLTGAEQLVPLLLAYR from the coding sequence GTGGATCTCCCCCGCCCCGACCCCGGCGTCCCGCATCTGGCCGACGTGGTGCCCGCCGTGCTCGCCGCGATGGGCGCCGGCGGTTTCGACTCCCGCATCACACTGCCGGGTCCGATCGCCGGGGCCTGCGTGCTGCTGATCGACGGCCTGGGCGCCGAACTGCTCGACCGCCACAGCGCCGACGCGCCGGTGATGTCCGAGCTGCGCGGCCCGACCCTGCAGGTCGGTTTCCCCTCGACGACCGCCGCCGGGCTGGCCGCCGTCGGCACCGGCTGCACCTCCGGCAGCCACGGCATGGTCGGCTACTCGTTCCGGGTGCCCGACGTCGGGGTGATCAACGCGCTGCGCTGGCGCCCGTATCCCTGGGGTGAGGATCTGCGGGAGACGGTGGTACCCGAGACCCTGCAGCCGCTGCCGACCACCTTCGAACGCGCCGCGGCGGCCGGGATCGCCGTGAGCGTGATCTCCGGCGCGGAGTTCACCGGGTCCGGGCTGACCCGCGCGGTGTTGCGCGGTGGGCGCTACGTGGGCGTGCACGCGCTGGGCGACCTGGCCGCACAGGTGAGTTCGACGGTGCGGGCCGGCGGCTTCTGCTACGGCTACCACAGCGAGCTCGATCTGCTGGGCCACCTCTACGGACCGGGATCGCAGCCATGGCGGATGCAGCTGCGCCACGTCGACCGGCTGGTCGAATCCGTGGTCGCCGAGTTACCGCCCGGGGGCCTGCTGTCCGTCGTCGCCGACCACGGCATGGTGACCGTCGATGGTGACGAGTCCATCGATATCGACAGTGTCCCAACGCTTTTCGACGGTATCGAGGCTGTGGGCGGAGAACCGCGCGCCCGACACGTGTACGCCCGCGACGGTGCGGTGCACGACGTACTGGCCACCTGGCGGGAGACCCTGGGCGCGCGAGCGTGGGTGCTGGCCCGGGATGAGGCGATCGACGCCGGCTGGTTCGGCGAGACCGTCGCCGATCGGGTCCGGCCGCGCATCGGTGACATCGTGGCGGCCGCCCGCGACAACGCTGCGCTGCTGCGCCGCACCGTCGAGCCGGGCGAGTCCGCACTCGTCGGCCACCACGGCTCACTGACGGGCGCCGAGCAGCTCGTCCCGCTGCTGCTGGCCTACCGCTGA
- a CDS encoding GGDEF domain-containing protein, with protein MRKRYWGPYSVLDEELSVAEDVRRLRLLIDRLPALIGYWDRDRCNLLANRTYVEYFGQGRGEIRGMHMREILGAELYATLETYVDAVLEGNPQVFTTTLIDPLGRPRQFDASYIPDIIAGEIRGFYCHAVDITDRVEAERERDAALRLFQISMANAPFGEAVLTTSGRVLRVNPALCHLLGYRFEEMAGADYRTYVHPADVATGENEMASLLSGAVQQISSERRYVRCDGSVIWLQRTAVLAPGAEYGADDVVIAQFQDVTARRCAEAELARLAVTDHLTGLHNRHALVSRIDEHRAVAPGAPVGIVFVDLDGFKRVNDEHGHAAGDDVLAEVAQRLKSAVLQPNSVFRLGGDEFIVLAPAADETSVVAGLAQDVCTVLTGRYAVGPVDVTLSASVGWTWGPTDDLEELIRRADADMYRHKARLHRPAQR; from the coding sequence GTGCGCAAACGGTATTGGGGGCCGTATTCGGTGCTGGATGAAGAGCTGTCCGTCGCGGAGGACGTCCGTAGGCTGCGGCTGCTCATCGACCGGCTGCCCGCGCTCATCGGCTACTGGGACCGCGACCGGTGCAATCTGCTGGCCAACCGCACCTATGTCGAGTATTTCGGGCAGGGCCGCGGCGAGATCCGCGGCATGCACATGCGCGAAATCCTCGGTGCGGAGCTCTACGCGACGCTCGAGACCTACGTCGACGCCGTCCTGGAGGGCAACCCGCAGGTCTTCACCACCACCTTGATCGATCCGCTCGGGCGGCCCCGGCAATTCGACGCGTCCTACATTCCCGACATCATCGCCGGCGAGATCCGCGGCTTCTATTGTCACGCCGTCGACATCACCGACCGCGTCGAGGCCGAGCGGGAGCGTGACGCGGCGCTGCGGCTGTTCCAGATCAGCATGGCCAACGCCCCATTCGGGGAGGCCGTGCTGACCACCAGCGGGCGGGTGCTGCGGGTGAACCCGGCGCTCTGCCATCTGCTCGGATACCGCTTCGAGGAGATGGCCGGGGCCGACTACCGGACCTACGTGCACCCCGCCGACGTGGCCACCGGTGAGAACGAGATGGCATCGCTGTTGAGCGGTGCGGTCCAGCAGATCTCCTCCGAACGCCGCTATGTGCGCTGCGACGGCTCGGTCATCTGGCTGCAGCGCACCGCGGTGCTGGCCCCGGGGGCCGAGTACGGCGCCGACGACGTTGTGATCGCGCAGTTCCAGGATGTGACAGCGCGGCGATGCGCCGAAGCCGAGTTGGCCCGGCTGGCGGTCACCGACCACCTCACCGGCCTGCACAACCGGCACGCCCTGGTCAGCCGGATCGACGAGCACCGGGCGGTGGCACCGGGCGCCCCGGTCGGCATCGTCTTCGTCGACCTCGACGGGTTCAAGCGGGTCAATGACGAGCACGGACACGCGGCTGGCGACGATGTCCTGGCGGAGGTCGCGCAGCGGCTCAAAAGTGCTGTGCTCCAGCCGAATTCAGTGTTCCGCCTTGGTGGCGACGAGTTCATCGTCCTGGCGCCCGCCGCCGACGAGACGTCGGTGGTGGCGGGCCTGGCCCAGGACGTCTGCACCGTGCTGACCGGGCGTTACGCGGTGGGGCCGGTGGACGTCACGTTGTCGGCATCGGTGGGCTGGACGTGGGGTCCCACCGATGATCTGGAGGAGTTGATCCGCCGCGCCGACGCCGACATGTACCGGCACAAAGCCCGGTTGCACCGGCCGGCTCAGCGGTAG